In one Bryobacteraceae bacterium genomic region, the following are encoded:
- a CDS encoding DMT family transporter: MTQRLTWAAAGEALLVSLLWGGNVAGLKLGLATFPPFWSAFWRMALGLAVLGAWARLQGLALGVRRREFRNLSLLGALFAAQIALLNFGTQHTSPAYAVVLVNANPLFANLIGHFLPLEPRLTPARVAGLAIAFGGLCFVMLGNPEASLAPDPMLGNLLTAASSCLLGIRLLYTRHLVQSIPPLRAIVWQVGLSLPMFLIPALLLEPPALRPVEWPAVSAIVYQGAVVAGICFVVWASLLKRYSAGTISMFSFTIPFFGMAASALLFAEPVTGRLVAGAAMVTLGIVIVTRV; the protein is encoded by the coding sequence ATGACACAAAGGTTGACGTGGGCCGCCGCCGGCGAGGCGCTCCTGGTGTCGCTTCTATGGGGCGGCAATGTCGCCGGACTCAAGCTCGGCCTCGCCACGTTCCCGCCCTTTTGGAGCGCTTTCTGGCGCATGGCGCTCGGTCTCGCCGTGCTCGGCGCATGGGCGCGGCTGCAAGGCCTGGCGCTCGGAGTGCGGCGGCGTGAGTTCCGTAATCTCTCGCTGCTCGGAGCGCTGTTCGCGGCGCAGATCGCCCTGCTGAATTTCGGCACGCAGCACACTTCGCCGGCCTACGCGGTCGTACTGGTGAACGCGAATCCGCTCTTTGCCAACCTGATCGGTCACTTCCTTCCCCTGGAACCACGGCTCACTCCGGCCCGGGTGGCGGGCCTGGCGATCGCCTTCGGGGGACTCTGCTTCGTGATGCTCGGGAATCCGGAAGCGTCGCTGGCGCCGGACCCGATGCTCGGCAACCTGCTCACCGCCGCGTCGTCGTGCCTGCTCGGAATCCGGCTCTTGTACACACGCCATCTCGTCCAATCGATCCCGCCTCTCCGGGCCATCGTCTGGCAGGTGGGGCTCTCGCTGCCGATGTTCCTGATTCCGGCGCTGCTGCTCGAACCGCCCGCTCTACGCCCGGTGGAGTGGCCCGCTGTCTCCGCCATCGTCTATCAGGGCGCGGTGGTGGCCGGCATCTGCTTCGTCGTATGGGCATCCCTGCTCAAGCGCTACAGCGCCGGCACGATCTCAATGTTCTCATTCACGATCCCCTTCTTCGGAATGGCCGCAAGCGCGCTGCTGTTCGCCGAGCCGGTCACGGGCCGCCTTGTCGCGGGCGCGGCAATGGTCACCCTCGGCATCGTGATCGTCACGCGAGTCTGA
- a CDS encoding M1 family metallopeptidase — translation MPTARRDVHSHANPHQVVPTHVELDLEVRFESKTLAGTVTLPLRRIDRAAPLVLDTRDLAIRAVEAAAGEKGVFAPTKYELGQADPILGAPLTIALPENADRVRVTYETSPAASALQWLEPSQTAGGKDPFLFTQSQAIHARSWIPLQDSPGVRTTYRARIRTPKHLIALMSARRDFRLADRKEPPNGDYTFRMPHAIPSYLIALAVGDLDFREMGYRTGVWAEPPVVDAAAKEFDDTERMMQAAEKLYGPYAWLRYDILVLPPSFPFGGMENPLLTFATPTVIAGDKSLVNLIAHELAHSWSGNLVTNATWRDFWLNEGFTVYVERRIQEIVYGGERARMEAVLGLQDLEKEMASLPEKDRVLFLDLDGRDPDDGMTDVAYEKGALFLTALEQAFGRERFDAFLKGYFAHFQFQSITTEMFRAYLKENLLDKDPAAAAKVPVEEWITQPGLPDSAPRFTSEAFTPVDAAVASWKSGRPSTAKPEWNTQQWLHFLRGLEDGNSTMRMAALDRAFAFTKSGNSEILFQWLEMSIKAGYRPADRTLDDFLTRVGRRKFVKPLFEALVQTPEGKARAAALFARVKGRYHPITAASVEQVLAR, via the coding sequence ATGCCCACCGCCCGACGCGACGTCCACTCCCATGCCAACCCGCACCAGGTGGTTCCCACCCACGTGGAACTCGACCTCGAAGTCCGTTTCGAATCGAAAACCCTCGCCGGTACCGTCACCCTTCCGCTCCGCCGGATCGACCGCGCCGCCCCCCTCGTTCTCGATACGCGCGACCTGGCCATCCGCGCCGTCGAAGCGGCCGCGGGCGAAAAAGGCGTCTTCGCGCCCACGAAATACGAACTCGGCCAAGCTGACCCGATCCTCGGCGCACCCCTCACCATCGCGCTCCCCGAAAACGCCGACCGCGTCCGGGTCACCTACGAGACCTCGCCCGCGGCGAGCGCGTTGCAGTGGCTCGAGCCCTCGCAGACCGCCGGCGGCAAGGACCCGTTCCTGTTCACGCAATCGCAGGCCATCCACGCCCGAAGCTGGATCCCCCTTCAGGATTCGCCCGGTGTCCGCACCACCTACCGCGCCCGCATCCGCACGCCGAAACACCTCATCGCGCTGATGAGCGCCCGCCGCGACTTCCGCCTCGCCGATCGAAAAGAGCCGCCCAACGGCGACTACACCTTCCGCATGCCGCACGCGATCCCCTCGTACCTGATCGCTCTCGCCGTGGGCGATCTCGACTTCCGCGAAATGGGCTACCGCACCGGCGTCTGGGCCGAGCCCCCGGTAGTGGACGCCGCGGCCAAGGAGTTCGACGATACCGAGCGCATGATGCAGGCGGCCGAAAAACTCTACGGCCCCTACGCGTGGCTGCGCTACGACATCCTCGTACTGCCCCCGAGCTTCCCGTTCGGCGGAATGGAGAACCCGCTCCTCACTTTCGCCACTCCCACCGTGATCGCCGGCGACAAGAGCCTGGTGAACCTGATCGCGCACGAGTTGGCGCACTCCTGGTCCGGCAACCTCGTCACTAACGCCACCTGGCGCGATTTCTGGCTCAACGAAGGATTCACCGTCTACGTGGAGCGGCGCATTCAGGAAATCGTCTACGGCGGGGAACGCGCCCGCATGGAAGCCGTTCTCGGGCTTCAGGATCTCGAAAAGGAAATGGCGTCGCTCCCCGAGAAGGACCGCGTGCTCTTCCTCGATCTCGACGGCCGCGACCCCGACGACGGCATGACCGACGTGGCCTACGAAAAGGGCGCGCTGTTCCTCACCGCGCTCGAACAGGCCTTCGGGCGCGAACGCTTCGACGCGTTCCTCAAGGGCTACTTCGCGCACTTCCAGTTCCAGAGCATCACCACCGAAATGTTCCGCGCCTACCTGAAGGAAAACCTGCTCGACAAAGATCCGGCCGCGGCAGCCAAGGTTCCGGTGGAGGAATGGATCACGCAACCGGGGCTCCCGGATTCAGCGCCGCGCTTCACCTCGGAGGCGTTCACGCCCGTCGACGCGGCGGTCGCATCCTGGAAATCGGGCAGGCCCTCCACCGCGAAGCCGGAATGGAACACCCAACAGTGGCTCCACTTCCTACGCGGCCTCGAAGACGGGAACTCGACGATGCGTATGGCCGCACTCGATCGCGCCTTCGCATTCACGAAGTCCGGCAACTCGGAGATTCTGTTTCAGTGGCTCGAAATGTCGATCAAGGCCGGCTACAGGCCGGCGGACCGCACGCTCGACGACTTCCTGACCAGAGTCGGCCGCCGCAAATTCGTGAAGCCGTTGTTCGAAGCGCTGGTGCAGACACCCGAGGGGAAAGCGCGCGCGGCGGCATTGTTCGCTAGGGTGAAGGGCCGCTATCACCCGATCACGGCCGCGTCCGTGGAACAAGTCCTTGCCCGGTAA